Proteins encoded within one genomic window of Cucumis sativus cultivar 9930 chromosome 3, Cucumber_9930_V3, whole genome shotgun sequence:
- the LOC101207691 gene encoding uncharacterized protein LOC101207691 → MADQNEEQNSAPTEEFVYRISTSKEWDESHRLGHICGGHLDKSSGFIHLSNLDQVQSTLQNFFLNIKDELYLLQIEAKKLGDGLIYELVDGCNSFPHFYGPSRSFSPIPMDAVTNSDKITFSDGRFACSLLE, encoded by the exons ATGGCAGACCAGAATGAGGAACAAAATTCTGCACCTACCGAAGAGTTTGTTTACAGAATCAGTACCTCCAAGGAGTGGGATGAATCACACCGCCTTGGTCATATCTGTGGAGGACACCTCGACAAATCTTCCGGTTTCATTCATCTCAGTAACCTCGATCag GTCCAGTCAACTTTGCAGAATTTCTTCCTGAATATCAAAGATGAATTGTATCTCCTTCAAATTGAGGCCAAAAAG CTTGGTGATGGATTGATTTATGAACTTGTTGATGGTTGCAATAGCTTTCCTCATTTCTATGGCCCGTCACGAAGCTTCAGCCCTATCCCTATGGATGCAGTAACAAATTCagataaaataactttttctgATGGTCGATTTGCATGTAGTTTACTCGAATAG
- the LOC101207449 gene encoding GDSL esterase/lipase At1g09390 — protein sequence MNLITEMEEEKRDSSPFPLFLIFFLLSLPDPLFVHSQCIQKPVIFNFGDSNSDTGGFSEGLGIKFGLPTGRTFFHKPAGRLCDGRLMIDFLCESVNSDYLTPYLRSVGPNFTNGANFAISGSATLPKDRPFNLYIQIMQFLQFQSRSLELIPKGYKDLVDEEGFNNALYTIDIGQNDLAAAFTYLSYPQVIQQIPSFVSEIKNAIWTIYQHGGRNFWIHNTGPLGCLPQKLATAYADANASDIDNHGCLQSFNNAAKEFNTQLRVACGELRSALTNATLVYVDVYAIKYDLITNSVSNGFENPLIVCCGYGGPPYNFNQTVTCGQPGFNTCNEGLKYVSWDGVHYTEAANAVFASMILSSQYSSPKLPFNFFCNK from the exons ATGAATCTGATTACAGAAATGGAGGAAGAGAAGAGGGATTCCTCCCCTTTTCCATTGTTTCTGATCTTCTTCCTACTTTCTCTACCTGATCCTCTTTTTGTTCATTCCCAGTGCATCCAAAAGCCAGttattttcaactttggtGACTCGAATTCTGATACTGGTGGTTTTTCTGAGGGACTTGGCATCAAATTCGGACTCCCAACTGGACGTACATTCTTCCATAAACCAGCAGGAAGATTATGCGATGGACGTTTAATGATTGATTTTCTAT GTGAAAGTGTGAATTCTGATTATTTGACCCCATATCTGCGATCTGTGGGCCCAAATTTCACCAATGGAGCCAACTTTGCTATATCTGGTTCAGCTACTCTGCCAAAGGATCGTccatttaatttgtatattcaAATTATGCAATTCCTTCAATTTCAATCACGCTCCCTCGAGCTTATTCCAAAAG GTTATAAAGACTTGGTTGATGAAGAAGGGTTCAATAATGCACTTTACACAATTGACATCGGACAAAATGATCTTGCTGCTGCATTCACCTACTTGTCTTATCCACAAGTCATTCAGCAAATTCCCTCTTTTGTTTCTGAGATAAAAAATGCCATATGG ACCATATACCAACATGGAGGAAGAAATTTTTGGATACACAACACAGGGCCATTGGGCTGTTTACCTCAAAAGCTCGCTACAGCTTATGCAGATGCAAATGCCAGTGACATTGACAATCATGGATGCCTCCAATCCTTCAACAACGCTGCAAAAGAGTTCAACACTCAGCTAAGAGTTGCATGTGGAGAACTAAGATCTGCTTTGACAAATGCCACCCTCGTGTATGTAGACGTCTACGCCATCAAATATGACCTCATAACCAACTCTGTCTCCAACG GGTTTGAGAATCCATTGATTGTGTGTTGTGGCTATGGAGGACCACCATACAACTTCAACCAGACCGTTACTTGCGGCCAGCCGGGATTCAACACGTGCAATGAAGGATTGAAGTATGTAAGTTGGGACGGAGTTCACTATACAGAAGCAGCAAATGCTGTGTTTGCCTCCATGATACTTTCTTCTCAATACTCTTCTCCAAAACTTCCCTTTAATTTCTTCTGTAACAAGTGA